In Spinacia oleracea cultivar Varoflay chromosome 5, BTI_SOV_V1, whole genome shotgun sequence, a single window of DNA contains:
- the LOC110791029 gene encoding cytochrome P450 76A2, giving the protein MEWPFSFPLWSIVLIFLPILALLQKRKHSSRRLPPGPRGLPLVGNMFDLGTMPHRTLATLGTKHGPLIWLRLGSQRILVILTAKVATEFFKHHDLSFADRNINETMRVLDYDKGSLILAPYGSHWRVMKKICVIEMLTVRRINETASVREKCVVDMIKWIQDAAGKNDQEIELGRFVFIAGFNLLGNLLLSKNLLDPSLEKGSHFFAAMNGLTQWTGLPNVADFFPCLKWLDLQGLKRKTTRDMRILFEIAAQFIKERIQEKEMGRDSAKRDFLDVLLDFEGDGKEEPQKLSEHHITVFILEFFMAGTESTTSTIEWAMTELLANPDSMTKVKSDLNQIVGQERDFKEADINDLPYLQAVIKETLRLHPPTPFLVPRKAVEDVNFMGYDIPCGTQVFVNAWAIGRDTESWNDPLSFKPDRFIGSNIDYKGQHYELIPFGAGRRMCAGVPLAHKMLNLILGALLHNFEWDLESHMTPETIDWEDRIGLTARKLAPLKVIPRKHKV; this is encoded by the exons ATGGAGTGGCCTTTCAGTTTTCCACTTTGGTCCATTGTGCTCATATTTCTTCCAATTTTGGCCCTCCTGCAAAAAAGAAAACACAGCAGCAGGCGACTTCCACCAGGACCACGTGGACTACCATTAGTCGGCAACATGTTTGATCTAGGAACCATGCCACACCGCACCTTAGCCACACTAGGCACCAAGCATGGGCCCCTCATATGGTTAAGGTTAGGCAGTCAAAGGATCCTGGTCATTCTAACAGCCAAAGTAGCAACTGAGTTTTTCAAGCACCATGACCTCTCCTTTGCTGACCGCAATATTAACGAGACAATGAGGGTCCTAGACTATGACAAAGGTTCATTGATCTTAGCTCCATATGGGTCCCACTGGCGAGTAATGAAGAAAATCTGTGTGATTGAGATGTTGACTGTCAGACGGATCAATGAAACTGCATCTGTTAGAGAGAAGTGTGTGGTTGATATGATAAAGTGGATACAGGATGCTGCAGGGAAAAATGATCAGGAGATTGAACTTGGTAGGTTTGTTTTCATTGCAGGGTTCAACTTGCTGGGGAACCTCTTGCTGTCCAAGAATCTCTTGGATCCAAGTTTAGAGAAAGGGTCTCACTTCTTTGCAGCTATGAATGGGTTAACTCAGTGGACTGGTCTTCCTAATGTTGCAGATTTCTTTCCCTGCCTTAAATGGCTGGATTTGCAAGGGTTAAAGCGGAAGACAACAAGAGACATGAGAATATTATTTGAGATAGCAGCACAATTCATCAAGGAGCGTATCCAGGAGAAGGAGATGGGAAGAGACAGTGCCAAGAGAGATTTTCTGGACGTGTTGCTagattttgagggtgatggaaaGGAGGAGCCTCAGAAATTATCAGAACATCATATCACCGTTTTTATCTTG GAGTTTTTCATGGCTGGTACAGAGTCAACAACTAGCACAATAGAATGGGCAATGACAGAGCTACTTGCAAACCCTGATTCAATGACTAAAGTCAAATCTGATTTAAATCAAATTGTAGGGCAGGAAAGAGATTTCAAAGAGGCGGATATCAATGACCTCCCATATTTACAGGCTGTGATCAAGGAAACACTGCGCTTACATCCTCCAACTCCATTCTTGGTGCCAAGAAAGGCGGTTGAAGATGTTAACTTCATGGGGTATGACATTCCCTGTGGCACACAAGTTTTTGTGAATGCATGGGCAATTGGAAGAGACACAGAAAGCTGGAATGATCCATTGAGTTTCAAGCCTGACAGATTTATAGGGTCCAATATTGATTATAAAGGACAGCACTATGAACTAATACCCTTTGGAGCAGGAAGAAGAATGTGTGCAGGGGTTCCACTAGCTCATAAGATGCTGAATCTCATATTGGGTGCACTACTGCATAATTTTGAGTGGGATTTAGAAAGTCATATGACTCCTGAGACGATTGATTGGGAGGATAGGATAGGGTTGACAGCAAGAAAACTTGCACCACTGAAAGTTATACCAAGGAAGCATAAGGTATAA
- the LOC110791033 gene encoding protein PSK SIMULATOR 1 produces MGLGVKESWFSSLWGTSRRNGSRSEKVIMGILAFEVATLMSKVANLWNCLGDNHIARLREDVVNSPGILKLVSDDEIFLMNLAFAEIVENLWYAAHSVTRLGKRCSNPIYHHLDHIFSSPLENSIESYGWEYKWKKMEKKVKKLEKFVAATAQLHQEMEVLVELEQTLRRMQCNPETNRVKLLEFQQKVIWQRQEVKNLREMSPWSRTYDYIVQLLSRCLVTIIERLKILLGINQVIFLDRNHAHGDQPTVGPLLRSRSFVQSSVYPSENHASLFYSGPLVRSSSLLGLPSRSRRASKRHQKQNYQHVHNQHKKFPFLNTKRFTQSGPFKGCMIGGSNPPVVKSCMPTSIGPSSSAAIAFGDVDGRLNKLDPSCDSSFPTSGSVYLSQCILSNTPPCSLGNAALSLHYANIIILIEKLASSPHLIAHDAREDLYNMLTTNIRSMLRARLKLYTKSLASSPHDSVLASEWSLAIARMLEWLSPLAHNTIRWHSERNYEKQHIVSRGNLLLVQTLYFANQSKTEAAIIELLLGLNYLYRFGKEVNEIVFLEASGIGVYDEYAIQTDTVACNA; encoded by the coding sequence ATGGGTCTTGGAGTGAAAGAGTCCTGGTTTAGTAGTTTGTGGGGGACCTCACGAAGAAATGGATCACGTTCTGAGAAAGTGATAATGGGAATCCTGGCATTTGAGGTGGCAACTTTGATGTCCAAAGTTGCTAACCTGTGGAATTGTTTGGGTGATAACCATATTGCGCGGTTGAGAGAAGATGTTGTTAACTCGCCTGGGATTTTAAAACTTGTATCGGATGATGAAATATTTCTCATGAACCTTGCTTTTGCAGAAATAGTTGAGAATTTGTGGTATGCTGCACACTCTGTCACTCGGTTAGGAAAGAGGTGCTCTAATCCTATATATCACCATTTGGACCATATTTTTAGTAGCCCTTTAGAGAACTCAATTGAATCTTATGGATGGGAGTATAAATGGAAGAAGATGGAGAAGAAAGTTAAGAAATTGGAGAAATTTGTTGCTGCTACTGCACAGTTGCATCAAGAGATGGAAGTGTTGGTGGAGCTTGAACAAACATTGAGGAGAATGCAGTGTAATCCAGAAACCAATCGAGTAAAATTGCTTGAATTTCAGCAAAAGGTCATTTGGCAACGTCAAGAGGTGAAAAACTTACGAGAAATGTCCCCCTGGTCTAGGACATATGACTACATTGTGCAGCTTCTATCAAGGTGCCTTGTTACTATAATTGAGAGGCTTAAAATTCTGCTTGGAATTAATCAAGTGATATTTTTGGACAGAAATCATGCGCATGGGGACCAGCCTACTGTTGGACCCCTGCTTCGGAGCCGCTCATTTGTACAATCTTCTGTTTATCCCTCTGAAAATCATGCCTCTCTATTTTATTCAGGACCTCTGGTTAGGTCAAGCTCTTTACTGGGATTGCCATCTAGAAGTAGGAGAGCTAGCAAAAGGCACCAGAAACAGAATTATCAACATGTACATAACCAACATAAAAAGTTCCCCTTTTTAAACACAAAAAGATTTACTCAATCAGGGCCATTTAAAGGATGCATGATTGGTGGAAGTAATCCTCCTGTAGTTAAGAGCTGTATGCCAACAAGCATTGGGCCTTCAAGTTCCGCAGCTATTGCTTTCGGTGATGTAGATGGAAGGTTAAACAAATTGGATCCTTCTTGTGACAGCTCATTTCCCACAAGCGGCTCCGTTTATCTTTCACAATGTATATTGTCAAATACTCCTCCATGTTCTCTGGGAAATGCTGCCTTAAGTCTCCATTATgcaaatattattatattaattgaaAAGCTTGCTTCATCACCTCACCTGATTGCCCATGATGCAAGAGAAGATCTGTACAATATGTTAACAACAAACATTAGAAGCATGTTGAGGGCAAGACTAAAACTATACACCAAATCCTTGGCTTCCTCACCTCATGATTCTGTCCTTGCTTCTGAATGGAGTCTGGCAATAGCGAGAATGTTGGAATGGCTTTCTCCTCTTGCCCATAACACAATTAGATGGCATTCTGAGAGGAATTATGAGAAGCAGCATATTGTTTCTCGGGGGAATCTTCTTCTAGTGCAGACTTTGTATTTTGCGAACCAATCAAAGACCGAAGCTGCAATTATAGAACTTTTATTGGGTTTGAACTACCTGTACAGATTTGGCAAAGAAGTGAATGAGATAGTTTTCTTGGAAGCGAGTGGTATCGGAGTTTATGATGAGTATGCTATTCAGACAGATACTGTCGCTTGCAATGCTTAA
- the LOC130461454 gene encoding uncharacterized protein, with the protein MVIKGQSGSSSKPREKRVEVARNSKLKGKDPVVDEEMEEDEEGRSLSGDDSEESVFDGDAYEDVEDDEYEDEIYEDEEFEDELCQRTVKRAPKKRQSAKSRRVISYDEVEEEEDIEDEDGEYMDGGYEDEGEDVVVRVQKRGKSWKEVGQNALKKKAHLQMMRKRRREDYDDVDEGRRPVKKTILPAMKQMGRKFDETGVAKGKPPAKQKAIRGNNRRMFVRVPIPKHPMSRGEYAKFHSVVVATQRANCGRKQPSVICRTDAFSKIIAAFDESRRSCVRKMGFGGMLDLKISKLPRQLCYWLMSRLDGGNSYLVGGDGHVLPITASHWEYVFGFQNNGLPVPVKESDLPPGTLKAMALKYGEKNTSTSKSTIIIAKSVKELAGPVDGEGKIKPLANQRDRASFMENFMIVLLGQILCPSTDGGNMSLKLLGAVSVAKNASLYNWCEFCHTWLLDYGDACQRKIDHQGYVAGTGGCVLFLLYPVLYYSALPESGFVLQIFYLDHLCRLKVWTQEEVDEAKNRDRKASEDYGRITTVDVVYGDPHPLYGREGRRSPVVEVAEMVAQMTSSEWRRTLAQEVTEMVWEVKRFPQFYVDWDNFQILSVSDKQVMGQLAPLLQDRRGVSRERGMRSYHATDHLTIDVDGVAMPLDKSVNKVLTELDADDDSDVELQPSDGGRVFVGPHGSVPVMNPLDPVSHGDVPLVHTAVSHGDVPLVHTADDFGVVATDPETSKHPVDQTHQHGQVQAGDGPPSDGMSSEKVGQLGVVEDKEDDEDNGEENVEEPEEQDGGVKDGGPNNRDDDDDEGPANGPVQGTGRPLMRISKLMTKNDHGRN; encoded by the exons ATGGTTATCAAGGGACAAAGTGGTAGCAGCAGCAAACCTAGG GAAAAACGCGTGGAAGTTGCTCGGAATAGTAAGCTAAAGGGCAAAGACCCTGTCGTCGATGAAGAaatggaagaagatgaggaaggGCGATCGCTGTCTGGGGATGACAGTGAAGAATCTGTTTTTGACGGGGATGCATATGAAGATGTTGAAGATGATGAATATGAGGATGAGATATATGAGGACGAAGAATTCGAGGATGAATTATGCCAGAGAACAGTGAAACGTGCGCCAAAGAAAAGGCAATCTGCTAAAAGCAGGAGGGTTATTTCATACGATGAagtagaggaggaagaagatatAGAAGACGAAGACGGTGAATATATGGATGGTGGGTATGAAGATGAAGGAGAGGATGTTGTTGTTCGCGTTCAGAAAAGAGGTAAGAGTTGGAAGGAGGTCGGGCAGAATGCTTtgaagaagaaggcacatctgCAGATGATGCGGAAGAGGCGTAGAGAGGATTATGATGATGTTGACGAGGGAAGGAGACCTGTGAAGAAGACGATACTTCCTGCGATGAAGCAGATGGgtaggaagtttgatgaaacagGGGTAGCAAAAGGAAAGCCCCCTGCAAAACAGAAGGCAATCAGAGGGAATAACAGGAGGATGTTTGTGCGG GTACCGATTCCCAAACATCCTATGTCTAGGGGTGAGTATGCGAAGTTTCACAGCGTGGTAGTTGCTACTCAGCGGGCTAATTGTGGCCGGAAG CAACCAAGCGTTATCTGTCGCACGGATGCATTTTCTAAGATTATTGCTGCTTTTGATGAGTCAAGGAGAAGTTGCGTTAGGAAAATGGGTTTCGGGGGGATGTTGGATTTGAAAATATCCAAGCTACCTAGGCAGCTGTGCTACTGGCTGATGTCCCGGTTGGATGGGGGTAACAGTTACCTTGTTGGAGGGGACGGCCATGTGTTGCCGATAACTGCTTCCCATTGGGAATATGTATTCGGATTCCAGAACAACGGTCTTCCGGTGCCAGTGAAGGAGTCTGATCTTCCTCCAGGCACCCTTAAAGCGATGGCCCTCAAGTATGGTGAAAAGAATACATCAACCTCAAAGAGCACAATAATCATAGCAAAATCTGTAAAGGAATTGGCAGGGCCGGTTGACGGTGAAGGAAAGATAAAGCCCCTGGCTAATCAGCGTGATAGGGCCTcgttcatggaaaatttcatgaTTGTGTTGCTGGGGCAGATTTTATGTCCTTCTACCGATGGGGGTAACATGTCTTTAAAATTGCTAGGTGCAGTTTCCGTGGCAAAGAATGCATCACTGTACAATTGGTGTGAGTTTTGTCACACATGGCTTTTAGACTACGGAGACGCCTGTCAGCGGAAGATAGACCATCAGGGGTATGTCGCTGGGACTGgtggttgtgtgttgtttttgctG TATCCTGTCTTATATTACAGTGCCTTACCTGAAAGTGGATTTGTTTTACAGATTTTCTACCTAGACCATTTATGCAGGCTCAAAGTCTGGACACAGGAGGAAGTGGATGAGGCCAAGAATCGGGATAGGAAAGCGAGTGAAGATTATGGAAGGATTACG ACTGTTGATGTTGTGTACGGGGATCCTCATCCCCTTTACGGCAGGGAGGGTAGACGGTCTCCCGTAGTAGAGGTTGCTGAGATGGTAGCACAGATGACTTCTTCAGAATGGAGACGCACCCTAGCTCAGGAGGTCACAGAGATGGTATGGGAAGTTAAACGCTTTCCTCAATTTTATGTTGAT TGGGATAATTTTCAAATATTGAGTGTTAGTGATAAACAG gtTATGGGGCAGCTTGCTCCATTATTGCAAGATCGCCGGGGCGTATCCCGTGAAAGAGGAATGAGGTCATATCATGCTACCGATCATTTGACGATAGATGTTGATGGTGTGGCTATGCCGTTGGACAAGTCTGTCAATAAGGTGCTTACAGAGTTGGATGCCGATGACGATTCCGATGTGGAGTTGCAACCGTCTGATGGGGGACGTGTATTTGTGGGCCCTCATGGGAGTGTGCCAGTTATGAATCCCCTAGACCCGGTCAGCCACGGTGATGTACCTTTGGTCCACACTGCTGTCAGCCACGGTGATGTACCTTTGGTCCACACTGCTGATGATTTTGGTGTAGTAGCAACTGACCCAGAAACAAGCAAGCACCCGGTCGACCAGACACATCAGCACGGACAAGTTCAAGCTGGTGACGGGCCACCTTCAGATGGAATGTCATCGGAGAAGGTGGGACAGCTGGGTGTAGTTGAAGACAAAGAGGATGATGAAGACAATGGTGAGGAGAATGTTGAGGAGCCGGAAGAGCAGGATGGTGGCGTCAAGGATGGGGGGCCGAACAATagggatgatgacgatgatgaggGACCGGCTAATGGTCCTGTGCAAGGAACG GGAAGACCACTGATGAGAATCTCCAAACTGATGACCAAAAACGACCACGGGAGAAATTGA
- the LOC110784825 gene encoding uncharacterized protein: MTKLESDVVAYVESYNPKGKEQGAMLIECDGNDANRMMCYSVVHPREYVHSQYVRAVANIYNREWALEYPTNSRRIMLDSSFAYQKLKTRETYAGLLKKWSTPLQKIVSADISVVYVPVVDNGHWWCVAFALKDQKIWFIDSMYTNPASEHSGDVKKLIAAVEYVLHWRDTQYNAALVWKLKQMHTWPLDSISFPDYNDTHACGIVMLMAIQESARAFTKTMQVGDINVARKELFLSHLNSDFNSCRPLLPQIVATHCPVR; encoded by the exons ATGACAAAACTTGAGAGTGACGTAGTAGCTTATGTGGAGTCATACAATCCTAAAGGGAAAGAGCA GGGGGCCATGCTTATCGAGTGTGATGGTAATGATGCAAATCGGATGATGTGCTACTCGGTTGTGCATCCTAGGGAGTACGTGCATTCCCAGTACGTTCGGGCCGTTGCAAACATATACAACAGGGAATGGGCTCTGGAATACCCAACGAATTCTCGCAGAATCATGCTGGACTCCTCATTTGCG TATCAGAAATTAAAGACGAGGGAAACATATGCTGGTCTGCTGAAGAAGTGGTCCACCCCTCTCCAGAAGATTGTGTCAGCTGATATATCTGTG GTCTATGTTCCAGTTGTGGACAACGGACATTGGTGGTGTGTTGCTTTTGCACTGAAAGACCAGAAGATATGGTTCATTGACAGCATGTATACTAATCCTGCTTCCGAGCATTCTGGGGATGTTAAAAAATTG ATAGCAGCTGTGGAGTACGTTCTACATTGGAGGGACACGCAGTATAATGCAGCTCTTGTTTGGAAGTTGAAGCAAATGCATACTTGGCCCTTGGACTCCATTAGCTTCCCTGACTACAACGACAC tCATGCGTGTGGAATAGTAATGCTTATGGCTATCCAGGAAAGTGCAAGGGCATTTACAAAGACGATGCAAGTG GGGGACATCAATGTAGCTCGGAAGGAACTGTTTTTGTCTCACTTGAATTCAGATTTCAACTCCTGTCGCCCGCTTCTTCCCCAAATCGTTGCAACCCACTGCCCAGTTCGTTGA